The Blattabacterium cuenoti genome includes a region encoding these proteins:
- the yajC gene encoding preprotein translocase subunit YajC, which yields MFFSLQQNSIANTILMFVLIFIIFYFFMIRPQIKKQKIEKKFQENLKKGNHIVTNSGIHGKIIDVTDHFLVLETLSGKIKIEKNTISKELTQLRYSNNNDHDQKSKV from the coding sequence ATGTTTTTTTCATTACAACAAAATTCTATAGCAAACACTATTTTGATGTTTGTGCTAATTTTTATTATATTTTATTTTTTTATGATACGTCCTCAAATAAAGAAACAAAAAATTGAAAAAAAATTTCAGGAAAATTTAAAAAAAGGAAATCATATAGTAACAAATTCAGGAATACATGGAAAAATTATAGATGTTACAGATCATTTTCTTGTATTGGAAACTCTTTCAGGAAAAATAAAAATTGAAAAAAATACAATATCAAAAGAATTAACTCAATTACGTTACAGTAATAATAATGATCATGATCAAAAAAGTAAAGTATAA
- a CDS encoding 30S ribosomal protein THX: MGKGDKKTRRGKIINKTYGNLRPNPRNTKKKKKKIKN, translated from the coding sequence ATGGGAAAAGGAGATAAAAAAACTCGGAGAGGAAAAATAATAAATAAAACATACGGAAATCTTCGTCCAAATCCTAGAAATACCAAAAAAAAGAAGAAAAAAATAAAGAATTAA
- a CDS encoding chorismate-binding protein, with protein MSKEINIFSLYKKIIKSYYNKNSFVLFRKPNEKKIFFYLHYNSIKDETKKFFLIKNFNNNHTIKIQPKKIYSTNIQKYKGKIFPSFWEKNSSLLTYSYRYKKLIKKAIENIKKGFFKKVVLSRSIKIPFQNFDFKNTFVKLIYTYPNALISLWYDFKHGFWIGCSPELLMKCHNKQLKISVLAGTLWKETSKWTNKEIAEHKIVIKYILNMLKSYKGSIRIKNTKIKKIGHLKHLETSIYFFFDEIPDYNEILNRLHPTPSVCGYPKDQSLDFIHKNEEHKRNFYTGYFGIVDKTNMELYINLRCVRIKEDKKEMTLYAGSGITVDSNVHQECIETENKIKNILSQLIFK; from the coding sequence ATGTCAAAAGAAATTAATATTTTCTCTTTATACAAAAAAATCATAAAAAGTTATTACAATAAAAATAGTTTTGTTCTCTTTAGGAAGCCTAACGAAAAAAAAATCTTTTTTTACCTTCATTACAATTCCATAAAAGATGAAACAAAAAAATTTTTTTTAATTAAAAATTTTAATAACAATCATACCATAAAAATACAACCAAAAAAAATTTATAGTACAAATATACAAAAATATAAAGGTAAAATTTTTCCTTCTTTTTGGGAAAAAAATTCATCATTATTGACATATTCTTATAGATATAAAAAACTGATAAAAAAAGCTATTGAAAATATCAAAAAAGGATTTTTTAAAAAAGTTGTTTTATCTAGATCTATCAAAATTCCTTTTCAGAATTTTGATTTTAAAAATACGTTTGTAAAATTAATTTATACTTATCCAAATGCTTTAATTAGTCTTTGGTATGATTTTAAACATGGGTTTTGGATTGGATGTTCTCCAGAATTATTAATGAAATGTCATAATAAACAATTAAAAATTTCAGTTTTAGCAGGAACTCTTTGGAAAGAGACCAGCAAGTGGACAAATAAAGAAATAGCAGAACATAAAATTGTTATAAAATATATTTTGAATATGTTAAAATCTTATAAAGGGTCTATTCGCATAAAGAATACTAAGATCAAGAAAATCGGTCATTTAAAACATTTAGAAACTTCAATTTATTTTTTTTTTGATGAGATTCCTGATTATAATGAAATATTAAATCGTTTACATCCAACTCCTTCTGTATGTGGATATCCAAAAGATCAATCATTAGATTTTATTCATAAGAATGAAGAACACAAAAGAAATTTTTACACAGGATATTTTGGAATAGTTGATAAAACTAATATGGAATTGTATATAAATTTAAGATGTGTAAGAATAAAAGAGGATAAAAAAGAAATGACTTTGTATGCGGGCAGTGGAATCACTGTGGATAGTAATGTCCATCAAGAATGTATAGAAACAGAAAATAAAATAAAAAATATTCTTTCTCAACTCATTTTTAAATAA
- a CDS encoding PaaI family thioesterase produces the protein MKKEIQELLNELNNLKKNTLMNMMRIQFVFLSPQLNILIAKMPINQKIFQPFGYLHGGAVMTLAESVGSSVSFINIKNERKKNFKIFSIEISANHVQSIRKGILFAKAQIFHKGNTLHFIQIHIYNEKKNIISFCKLTNIIIIKN, from the coding sequence ATGAATTAAATAATTTAAAAAAAAACACATTGATGAACATGATGAGAATTCAATTTGTTTTTTTATCTCCTCAATTAAATATATTAATAGCAAAAATGCCCATAAACCAAAAAATATTTCAACCTTTTGGATATCTTCATGGAGGAGCTGTTATGACTTTAGCTGAAAGTGTCGGAAGTTCTGTTTCCTTTATCAACATTAAAAACGAAAGAAAAAAAAATTTTAAAATTTTTAGCATTGAAATTTCTGCAAATCATGTTCAATCTATAAGAAAAGGTATTTTATTTGCCAAAGCTCAAATTTTTCACAAAGGAAATACTTTACATTTTATTCAAATTCATATTTATAACGAAAAAAAAAATATCATTAGTTTTTGTAAACTAACTAATATCATAATTATTAAAAATTAA
- a CDS encoding NAD(P)/FAD-dependent oxidoreductase has protein sequence MNIPKVNNLKRVIIIGAGFAGLQVAKKLRRDKFQVVLIDQNNYHTFQPLLYQVATAGLEPDSIAHSIRNIIKETKNFFFRLAFVHYISTKEQKIYTNVGNLSYDYLILATGSITNYFGNKNIESFALPMKSIPEALNLRSLILQDFESALLTKNDKEKKRLMTFVIVGGGPTGVELAGALAEMKRYVLPYDYPDLDIQHMNIHLLQATSRLLDGMSQKSAKQAYDNLKELGVIIWLNCLVKDYNGEIVSMEKNKKIESSNVIWAAGVKGAIIKGFSEEDIEGSRILVNDYLRTIRYKNIFAIGDVSYMNSNKHYPNGYPMTAQPAIQQGNYLAKNLNCVLCENKNIKPFVYKNLGSMATIGRNKAVCDFPYLKLKGFLAWIVWMFIHLVSLVGFRNRVIALTNWIIQYFHYHKSVRLIIRPFHRKKKII, from the coding sequence ATGAATATACCAAAAGTAAACAACTTAAAAAGAGTCATAATCATTGGAGCTGGATTTGCTGGATTACAGGTGGCGAAAAAATTGAGAAGAGATAAATTTCAAGTGGTACTTATAGACCAAAATAATTATCACACTTTTCAACCTTTGTTATATCAAGTAGCTACAGCAGGTTTAGAACCAGATTCTATAGCACATTCTATCAGAAATATAATTAAAGAAACAAAAAACTTTTTTTTTAGACTAGCTTTTGTTCATTATATAAGTACAAAAGAGCAAAAAATATATACAAATGTAGGTAATTTATCCTATGATTATTTAATTTTAGCAACAGGATCTATTACCAATTATTTTGGAAATAAGAATATAGAATCATTTGCGTTACCTATGAAATCTATTCCAGAAGCTTTAAATTTAAGAAGTCTCATTTTACAAGATTTTGAATCCGCTTTATTAACAAAAAATGATAAAGAAAAGAAAAGATTGATGACTTTTGTTATTGTTGGAGGAGGACCTACTGGAGTGGAATTAGCTGGTGCTTTAGCAGAAATGAAAAGATATGTGTTACCATATGATTATCCTGATTTAGATATTCAACATATGAATATTCACTTATTACAAGCTACATCTAGATTATTAGATGGGATGTCTCAAAAATCAGCTAAACAAGCTTATGATAATTTAAAAGAATTAGGCGTTATTATTTGGTTAAATTGTCTAGTTAAAGATTATAATGGAGAAATAGTTTCTATGGAAAAAAATAAAAAAATAGAATCTTCCAATGTAATATGGGCTGCAGGAGTTAAAGGTGCTATTATAAAGGGTTTTTCAGAAGAAGATATAGAAGGAAGTAGAATTTTAGTGAACGATTATCTTAGAACTATAAGATATAAAAATATTTTTGCAATAGGAGATGTTTCTTACATGAATTCCAATAAACATTATCCTAATGGATATCCTATGACAGCTCAACCTGCTATACAACAAGGAAATTATCTAGCTAAAAATTTAAATTGTGTTTTATGTGAAAATAAAAATATTAAACCTTTTGTCTATAAAAATTTAGGATCAATGGCTACTATTGGTAGAAATAAAGCAGTATGTGATTTTCCTTATTTGAAATTAAAAGGTTTTTTAGCTTGGATTGTTTGGATGTTTATTCATTTAGTTAGTTTAGTTGGTTTTAGAAATCGAGTAATTGCTTTAACCAATTGGATTATTCAATATTTTCATTATCACAAAAGTGTACGTTTAATTATAAGGCCATTTCATAGAAAGAAAAAAATTATTTAA
- a CDS encoding zinc metallopeptidase, which produces MTYYFIVGTTFLLSVVVNTMLRNKYISYSKIYIHSRMSGKEIAEKMLMDHGISDVHVLSVEGELTDHYNPINQTINLSEKVYNESTAASVAIAAHECGHALQHRLGYNLLKLRNHLIPILNFTSKFINLSIMAGLTIFYSSGGKDSFILKLGIGLFFLVVIFSVLTLPIEFDASNRALVWLKNKNVVNYQEYHKAKESLNLAAMTYVISALGSLSQLIYFLSLFTEKKEENL; this is translated from the coding sequence ATGACTTATTATTTTATTGTGGGAACTACCTTTTTATTAAGCGTTGTTGTTAATACAATGTTAAGAAATAAGTATATATCTTATTCCAAGATTTACATACACTCACGTATGAGTGGAAAAGAAATAGCAGAAAAAATGTTAATGGATCATGGAATTTCAGATGTTCATGTTCTTTCTGTAGAAGGAGAATTAACTGATCATTATAATCCTATCAATCAAACCATTAATTTAAGTGAAAAAGTTTATAATGAGAGTACTGCCGCTTCAGTTGCAATAGCAGCACATGAATGTGGTCATGCTTTACAACATAGATTAGGTTATAATTTATTAAAATTACGGAATCATTTAATCCCTATTTTAAATTTTACTTCTAAGTTTATCAATCTATCGATAATGGCTGGATTAACTATTTTTTACAGTTCAGGAGGAAAAGATTCTTTCATCCTAAAATTAGGAATAGGATTGTTTTTTTTAGTAGTGATATTTTCTGTTCTTACATTACCTATAGAATTTGATGCAAGTAATAGAGCTTTAGTTTGGTTAAAAAATAAGAATGTAGTTAACTATCAAGAATATCATAAAGCAAAAGAATCATTGAATTTAGCAGCTATGACTTACGTTATTTCTGCTTTAGGAAGTTTGTCTCAATTAATATATTTTTTGTCTCTTTTTACAGAGAAAAAAGAGGAAAATCTTTAA
- the coaE gene encoding dephospho-CoA kinase (Dephospho-CoA kinase (CoaE) performs the final step in coenzyme A biosynthesis.), whose translation MIKKVKYKKLTLVGVTGKMGCGKSLFSSFLRKKGIPIYCSDQRGKILMNQIEIIKKNIIKYFGKKSYKKNKINKFYLSETVFQNPTALKLLCKIVHPWISLDFKQWISSVQKKKIMCAIKESAILFESGSYKKCNFIITIISSEENMINRVIKRDNLNENQIIDRLKNQISNKKREKASNFIIQNDLSTYHFQEEANRTYELLKKFL comes from the coding sequence ATGATCAAAAAAGTAAAGTATAAAAAATTAACATTAGTAGGTGTAACGGGAAAAATGGGATGTGGGAAAAGTTTATTTTCTTCTTTTCTAAGAAAAAAAGGAATACCTATTTACTGTTCAGATCAAAGAGGAAAAATATTAATGAATCAAATAGAAATTATAAAAAAAAATATCATAAAATATTTTGGAAAAAAATCTTATAAAAAAAATAAAATAAATAAATTTTATTTATCTGAAACTGTATTTCAAAATCCTACTGCATTAAAATTGCTATGCAAAATTGTTCATCCATGGATATCACTTGATTTCAAACAATGGATATCATCTGTACAAAAAAAAAAAATTATGTGTGCAATAAAGGAATCTGCCATACTATTTGAAAGTGGAAGTTACAAAAAATGTAATTTCATTATAACTATAATTTCATCTGAAGAAAATATGATCAATAGAGTAATTAAAAGAGATAATTTGAATGAAAATCAAATTATAGATCGTTTAAAAAATCAAATATCTAATAAAAAAAGAGAAAAAGCATCTAATTTCATAATTCAAAATGATTTATCCACATATCACTTTCAAGAAGAAGCAAATAGAACATATGAATTACTAAAAAAATTTTTATAA